One genomic region from Marinobacter szutsaonensis encodes:
- a CDS encoding TRAP transporter small permease translates to MLEQVTSGLDRILQGVRTGSLWLARAGGLLILLTVILVTIEVLSRQFFGRSNVHATEITGYVMAISTSWAFAYTLMRKAHIRIDALYLKFPVSVRGVLDLVALLSLALFCVLVVGAAFGVAEHSFSGGARANTPLGTPVWIPQALWFLGLVWFSIAVVLMSLRVLLGLIGGHVDEVQWLAGSPTLDEQISDEKGETN, encoded by the coding sequence ATGTTGGAACAGGTAACGTCCGGGCTCGACCGGATTCTTCAGGGCGTCCGTACCGGGTCACTCTGGCTGGCCCGGGCCGGCGGCCTTCTGATTCTTCTGACGGTGATCCTGGTGACCATCGAGGTACTGTCCCGCCAGTTTTTCGGGCGTTCGAACGTGCATGCCACCGAAATCACCGGTTACGTCATGGCCATCAGCACCAGTTGGGCGTTTGCCTATACGCTGATGCGCAAGGCCCACATCCGGATCGATGCGCTGTACCTGAAATTCCCGGTCAGTGTCCGTGGTGTGCTGGACCTGGTGGCCTTGCTGTCCCTGGCCCTGTTCTGCGTTCTGGTGGTGGGGGCCGCCTTTGGCGTTGCCGAACATTCCTTCAGCGGTGGTGCCCGAGCCAATACACCCCTGGGCACACCGGTATGGATTCCCCAGGCCCTTTGGTTTCTGGGCCTGGTCTGGTTTTCCATCGCAGTAGTGTTGATGTCGCTTCGGGTCCTGCTGGGTCTGATCGGTGGCCATGTGGACGAGGTTCAGTGGCTGGCGGGTAGTCCGACCCTGGATGAACAGATCAGTGATGAGAAAGGGGAAACCAACTGA